From Candidatus Pedobacter colombiensis, one genomic window encodes:
- a CDS encoding TonB-dependent receptor: protein MKLTAIILITALMQVSAATFGQKLTLIGNNIPIEKVFVEISNQTGYDVLISTTKFKATKKINANFRGIDLKEVMQTLVEGTDLTFTIEDKTVVIKEKAPSFLDKVTAAFADITIKGSVVDKKGEPLVGVNVIVKGTKQIVETDGKGKFSLKVADNSNVTLVFRLIGFISKEVTLTDKKKDLAVVLEEDLQQLNDVVVVGYGTVKKRDLTTSISSITAEDIMKTPVTSLEQALQGNAAGVLVTNTSGEPGGEISIRVRGGSSIKADNEPLLVIDGFTTDQGLGSLNPSDIKSIEVLKDAGATAIYGSRGANGVILVTTKNGDAGKPRVAFQSYFGFQQLRRKLPLLNASQLAELANEANEAVGKSPNTLRPDTVPTTIDWQNQMFQVAPQLSNTINVTGGDNNVKYYVSGNYLDQKGLITNSNFSRISLRSNLDFSFNKWIKAGIKLNLSQTIKKGIQVGDNGSILRANATNPNLKGLLDPSGSFYIDPETGDPTSTSPLANAQETINKRKEGNIQVGGFVVFNILKNLSLRSGGTYNPSNRLYDYYFPNTIKGDKVSDAYEQFAQSDKWSNDNTLTYSAKLNKHSFTLLAGEEITNSFSHDFKARNTDFNTDVFTYYNLGSGNGVPSVTSSAAEYKLLSFFGRATYNFNDRYLATATYRADGSSKFGNNNKWGYFPSFSFAWRASNESFIKSLNLFSDLKARLTYGVNGSDRISAYSSQALYSTQFSAIGGSQKTGYKINKLANPDLKWEKTKEYDAGLDMAFFKGRIAITADYYHKITNDLLLDFGLPGASGYTTVAKNIGSVENKGVEFDITTRNLTGKFTWTTSFNAAYNKNLVTDLGGPKQISSISNSSANTKFGNVVLIKVGEPLGVFWGYRSNGIFQTQAEIDATPMAAKLEGSKTLPGFPKFLDIDGNGVLNDDDKVILGNPQPKWNGGFTNNFTYKNFDLTVFMVYQYGNSILNTSYTKLMDLTGSNNQLTKALDRWKAPNPETGYAGNPSNTIPRAYATGYSAAMSDYYIEDGSYLRVKTITFGYTLPKKTMQRIGLSSLRIYASGTNLITFTNYYGGYDPEVSIMGKNGVGAGMDNGSYPTSKLFLFGLNLNF, encoded by the coding sequence ATGAAGTTGACCGCTATCATATTAATTACGGCATTAATGCAGGTAAGCGCAGCTACTTTTGGGCAAAAGCTAACCCTCATTGGGAATAATATACCAATTGAAAAAGTGTTTGTAGAAATCAGCAATCAAACCGGTTATGATGTATTAATTTCTACTACCAAGTTTAAAGCCACCAAGAAGATTAATGCAAACTTTCGTGGAATTGATCTTAAAGAAGTGATGCAAACGCTAGTAGAAGGAACTGATCTTACATTTACTATTGAGGATAAAACTGTAGTTATTAAAGAGAAAGCACCTTCTTTTCTGGATAAGGTTACCGCGGCTTTTGCTGATATTACAATTAAAGGTAGTGTTGTGGATAAGAAAGGAGAACCTTTAGTTGGTGTAAATGTAATTGTTAAAGGAACCAAACAGATTGTAGAAACAGATGGTAAAGGTAAGTTCTCTTTAAAAGTTGCCGACAATAGTAACGTCACCCTTGTATTTAGGCTAATTGGTTTTATAAGTAAGGAAGTGACGCTGACTGATAAAAAGAAGGATCTGGCAGTTGTATTAGAAGAAGACCTCCAACAGCTTAATGATGTTGTTGTTGTTGGCTATGGTACAGTAAAGAAACGGGATTTGACAACCTCCATATCTTCGATAACAGCTGAAGACATCATGAAAACCCCAGTAACGTCTCTGGAGCAAGCGCTTCAGGGAAATGCTGCCGGAGTTTTGGTTACAAATACTTCAGGAGAACCAGGAGGAGAGATCTCCATACGTGTTAGAGGTGGAAGCTCTATAAAAGCAGATAATGAGCCCTTATTGGTAATAGATGGATTTACAACCGATCAAGGTTTAGGCTCTTTAAACCCAAGTGATATCAAATCAATAGAAGTGCTCAAAGATGCAGGAGCAACGGCCATATATGGTTCCAGAGGGGCTAACGGGGTAATCCTTGTGACTACAAAGAATGGCGATGCTGGTAAGCCAAGAGTAGCTTTTCAAAGTTACTTTGGCTTTCAACAATTACGGAGGAAATTACCGCTTTTGAATGCATCCCAATTAGCCGAACTGGCAAATGAGGCTAATGAAGCTGTAGGGAAATCACCAAATACATTGCGTCCGGATACTGTACCTACAACGATAGATTGGCAGAACCAGATGTTTCAGGTAGCACCCCAGCTTAGCAATACCATTAATGTAACCGGAGGCGATAATAATGTTAAGTATTATGTGTCAGGAAATTATCTTGATCAGAAAGGTTTGATTACAAACTCTAACTTTTCCAGAATATCTCTACGCAGTAACCTTGATTTTTCATTTAATAAATGGATCAAAGCAGGTATAAAACTTAACCTTTCTCAAACTATAAAAAAGGGAATACAGGTAGGTGATAATGGATCTATCTTAAGAGCAAATGCAACCAATCCCAATTTGAAGGGACTTTTGGATCCTTCCGGCTCGTTTTATATAGATCCTGAAACTGGTGATCCTACATCTACCTCGCCACTGGCAAATGCACAAGAGACGATAAATAAAAGGAAGGAAGGAAATATTCAGGTAGGAGGTTTTGTTGTCTTTAATATTTTAAAGAACCTGAGCTTGCGTTCTGGAGGTACTTACAACCCTTCTAATCGATTATATGATTATTATTTCCCAAATACAATTAAAGGAGATAAAGTAAGTGATGCTTACGAACAATTTGCTCAATCTGATAAATGGTCCAATGACAATACGCTAACTTATTCTGCAAAGCTAAACAAGCATTCTTTTACCTTACTTGCTGGTGAGGAAATCACAAATAGTTTTAGCCATGATTTCAAAGCGAGAAATACAGATTTTAATACAGACGTATTTACTTACTATAATTTGGGTAGTGGAAATGGTGTACCTTCTGTAACTTCAAGTGCTGCAGAATATAAACTTCTTTCATTTTTTGGTAGAGCGACTTATAATTTTAATGATCGCTATCTGGCTACTGCAACCTATCGTGCCGATGGTTCCTCTAAATTTGGAAATAATAACAAATGGGGTTATTTTCCATCATTCTCCTTTGCATGGAGAGCTTCAAACGAGAGCTTTATTAAAAGTCTAAACCTATTTAGTGATTTAAAAGCTCGTTTAACCTATGGTGTAAATGGAAGTGACAGAATTAGCGCATATTCTTCGCAAGCCTTATATTCTACTCAGTTTTCAGCCATCGGAGGTTCACAAAAAACCGGATATAAAATTAACAAACTGGCAAATCCGGATTTGAAATGGGAGAAGACTAAGGAATATGATGCAGGTTTGGATATGGCTTTTTTTAAAGGAAGAATAGCGATTACGGCAGACTATTATCATAAAATTACGAACGACTTATTACTTGATTTTGGATTGCCGGGTGCATCAGGATACACTACTGTAGCTAAAAATATAGGTAGCGTAGAAAACAAAGGAGTTGAGTTTGACATTACAACACGTAATTTAACGGGTAAATTTACCTGGACCACATCATTCAATGCGGCCTATAACAAAAACCTGGTTACAGATCTAGGGGGACCAAAACAAATATCCTCTATTTCAAATTCCTCAGCCAATACCAAATTTGGAAACGTAGTATTGATCAAGGTAGGAGAGCCTCTAGGGGTATTTTGGGGATACCGATCAAACGGAATCTTTCAAACACAAGCAGAGATTGATGCCACACCAATGGCAGCAAAGCTGGAAGGCTCTAAGACCTTGCCTGGTTTTCCAAAATTTCTTGACATAGATGGTAATGGGGTATTGAATGATGATGATAAGGTTATTCTTGGAAATCCACAACCTAAATGGAATGGTGGTTTTACCAATAATTTCACTTATAAAAACTTCGATCTTACGGTATTCATGGTTTATCAATATGGTAACTCAATTCTAAACACGAGCTACACAAAATTAATGGATTTAACAGGATCCAATAACCAATTAACGAAAGCCCTTGATCGTTGGAAAGCACCAAATCCGGAAACAGGTTATGCAGGGAATCCTAGCAATACTATTCCAAGAGCATATGCAACAGGTTATTCGGCAGCAATGTCCGATTACTACATAGAAGACGGTTCTTATTTACGTGTTAAAACAATAACATTCGGCTATACGCTCCCTAAAAAAACAATGCAAAGAATCGGCTTATCAAGTTTAAGAATATATGCCAGTGGAACCAACCTAATCACATTTACAAACTACTATGGTGGATATGATCCTGAAGTAAGTATAATGGGAAAAAATGGTGTTGGAGCCGGTATGGATAATGGATCATACCCCACAAGTAAATTGTTCCTTTTTGGTCTGAATCTTAACTTTTAG